TAATCACATCCAATGTTAAATCTTGTGGATTTGATGTTGAAAAGCGAATACGCATTTTAGGTTGTGCTTGGGCGCATAACTCTAATAAATTAGAGAAGTTTACAGCTGAGGCTTTTTGTAAATCACTGGCTTTATCAAAGTCTTTTTTTAGTCCGCCACCATACCACAGATAACTATCTACATTTTGTCCTAGAAGTGTAATTTCTTTATATCCTCTATTCCATAAATCGTTAACTTCCTCAATAATACTTTGTGGGTTTCTGCTACGCTCTCTACCACGTGTAAAAGGTACTACGCAAAAGGTGCACATGTTATCGCAACCACGAGTAATAGATACAAATGCTGTAACACCGTTTGTGTTTAGGCGTACAGGTGAAATGTCGCCATAGGTTTCTTCTTTAGAAAGAATAACATTTATAGCATCTCTACCTTCATCAACTTCGGCTAACAAATTTGGTAAATCTTTGTAAGCATCAGGGCCAACTACTAAATCAACAATTTTTTCTTCTTCAAGAAATTTTGTTTTTAATCGTTCTGCCATACAGCCTAAAACACCGACTTTCATTTTAGGATTAAGGTCTCTTTTTATAGCATTATATTTTTCTAAACGTTTACGAACGGTTTGTTCGGCTTTATCACGAATAGAACAGGTGTTTACTAAAACTAAATCGGCATCTTCAAGGTTTTGAGTGGTGTTATATCCTTGGTCTTGCATGATAGAGGCCACAATTTCGCTATCGCTAAAATTCATAGCACAACCATAACTTTCAATAAAAAGTTTGCGGGTGTTTTCTTTTTTTTGTTCAAGAATTAAAGCATCTCCTTGTTTGCTTTCGTCTATTGTTTTTTCCATAGTTTACTAGAAATGAACCACATTAATCTTAGTGTAGATCGAGGTTTTTAATGGCGAATGACTTCTGAAAAAAAATAAAAATCACCAGATTAAACATGTATGGTTCAATAAGCATGCAAAGATACAATATATTTATGTTTTATGACAAAGTGTCAGACACAAAATGTATTATAAATTTTGTTAAATATTATATAAAAGGTTTCCTTTGATTGAAACATTAATCAGCATTTTAAAAATGAATACACTTGATGGTTTACTAAAGAAAATAGATAATGCTCCAGCTTTAGATTTTGGAACAATTATTAATGATTGTGTTGAACTATATAAAAAAGTTTGGCTTAAAGGGTTTTTAATGGTTTTGTTTATTGTAATTGCTGGAATACTTATAGGTCTTTTCTTCTCAGCAATAGGCCTTGGCACTCAAACAGATTTATTTGAAAATGGGTTTAATTTTAAGTCTTTTTCAAAGTTTTATTCTATGAATGCGA
The nucleotide sequence above comes from Flavobacteriaceae bacterium HL-DH10. Encoded proteins:
- the miaB gene encoding tRNA (N6-isopentenyl adenosine(37)-C2)-methylthiotransferase MiaB; the protein is MEKTIDESKQGDALILEQKKENTRKLFIESYGCAMNFSDSEIVASIMQDQGYNTTQNLEDADLVLVNTCSIRDKAEQTVRKRLEKYNAIKRDLNPKMKVGVLGCMAERLKTKFLEEEKIVDLVVGPDAYKDLPNLLAEVDEGRDAINVILSKEETYGDISPVRLNTNGVTAFVSITRGCDNMCTFCVVPFTRGRERSRNPQSIIEEVNDLWNRGYKEITLLGQNVDSYLWYGGGLKKDFDKASDLQKASAVNFSNLLELCAQAQPKMRIRFSTSNPQDLTLDVIKTMATYQNICNHIHLPVQSGSNRILKAMNRLHTREEYMELIDNIRRIIPNCTISQDMIVGFPTETEADFQDTVSLMDYVKYHFGYMFTYSERPGTMAGRNMEDDVPEETKKRRLQDIVDLQRAHSEIRTKAFLNTTVEVLIEKESKKSDAQWSGRTSQNVVAVFPKESYKIGDFVNVNVTDCTSATLIGEAIGLSENN